One Gemmatimonadota bacterium genomic region harbors:
- a CDS encoding N(4)-(beta-N-acetylglucosaminyl)-L-asparaginase, with protein MSDRLSRREFMHRSALGAGAVMSLQASPVLAQTRRGSAGTPMIITSHDNDTGHQAMQEAWGILANGGTALDAVERGANVIEVDPEDTSVGYGGLPNEDGVVQLDASIMDGRTYSAGSVAAIENIKTPSSVARLVMERTDHVMLVGAGALAFAKSFGFVEEDLMTERSRELWLRWREQHSDNDDWGPPEHMRGRRTGGSDGAGGSGRFDPYGPVETHHGTTNVLAVDANGDVAGITTTSGMSWKVPGRIGDSPIIGAGLYVDNSVGAAGATGRGEDVIKSCASYYIVMRMREGRSPQEACEDALDLIAERYRAVGIDYMPGEKFVAINKAGEYGCAQSQASRDPQLTVAQDGSIQLYTGTRRYPGP; from the coding sequence ATGTCCGACCGTCTCTCCCGCCGCGAGTTCATGCACCGGAGCGCGCTCGGCGCGGGCGCCGTGATGTCCCTGCAGGCGTCTCCGGTCCTCGCCCAGACGAGGCGTGGGAGCGCAGGGACGCCGATGATCATCACCAGCCACGACAACGACACGGGCCACCAGGCCATGCAGGAGGCCTGGGGCATCCTCGCGAACGGCGGCACGGCCCTCGATGCGGTCGAGCGCGGCGCCAACGTCATCGAGGTGGATCCCGAGGACACGAGCGTCGGCTACGGCGGACTCCCGAACGAGGACGGTGTGGTGCAGCTCGACGCCTCCATCATGGACGGCAGGACCTACAGCGCCGGATCGGTGGCCGCCATCGAGAACATCAAGACGCCGTCCTCCGTGGCGCGCCTGGTGATGGAGCGGACGGACCACGTCATGCTGGTGGGTGCGGGCGCGCTGGCGTTCGCGAAATCGTTCGGCTTCGTGGAGGAGGACCTGATGACGGAGCGCTCGCGCGAGCTGTGGCTGCGTTGGCGCGAGCAGCACAGCGACAATGACGACTGGGGTCCGCCCGAGCACATGCGCGGTCGGCGCACGGGTGGGTCCGACGGCGCGGGCGGCTCCGGTCGCTTCGATCCCTACGGCCCGGTGGAGACCCACCACGGCACCACCAACGTGCTCGCCGTCGACGCCAACGGCGACGTGGCCGGCATCACCACCACCAGCGGGATGTCGTGGAAGGTGCCCGGCCGCATCGGGGATTCACCCATCATCGGTGCCGGGCTGTACGTGGACAACTCGGTCGGGGCTGCCGGAGCCACCGGTCGCGGCGAGGACGTGATCAAGTCGTGCGCGTCGTACTACATCGTCATGCGCATGCGCGAGGGGCGAAGCCCCCAGGAGGCGTGCGAGGACGCGCTCGACCTGATCGCCGAGCGCTACCGGGCGGTGGGGATCGACTACATGCCCGGCGAGAAGTTCGTGGCGATCAACAAGGCCGGCGAATACGGCTGCGCGCAGTCGCAGGCCTCGCGCGATCCGCAGCTCACCGTGGCCCAGGACGGGTCGATCCAGCTCTACACGGGGACGCGGCGGTACCCGGGGCCGTGA
- a CDS encoding DUF5916 domain-containing protein, with protein MYAKKSAHCSSALALLLALAGSAGAQSAPAGDGGADRRVAEARAVPGGAITLDGRLDEASWRDAPIIDGFVQKEPVEGAEPSARTEVRIVYDASALYVGARMHEGDPDIVRAPVGRRDELGQADWFLISLDTYLNRRTAVTFGVTAGGTRFDRYHDRDDEDAYDEAFDPVWEARTRTEADGWTAEIRIPFSQLRFTPAADQRWGVNFARAIPQREERSYWVPVPRSVQAWASRFGTLEGLRDIDPARGVELLPYVASDARLVAEPDADDPFAGARSGSVRVGGDLKVGLGPNVTLDATFNPDFGQVEADPAVVNLSAFEVFFPERRPFFTEGSQLFDGGNLFYSRRIGGLPAVPQGGDYVDAPETATILGAAKLTGRLERGTSFGVLGAVTDEERARIWSEEEGFGTARLAPRTWTGVVAGQQEFGADASTASVVFTGVHRELGEEDPLADYLHRSAIGALGRFNLRFQGGTYAVSGQTGYTRVHGSAAALLRTQRSPVHFFQRPDQEHVRVDPTRTALSGHFGSLSVAKNSGRHWLWSLDGYWESPGYEPNDAGSLGNADEIAAFATLTYRDTDPGRWLRNWSLSVSQENTWAFDGVRAFGALRSDARLTLANFWRINVTAWRDFRGQSPTLSRGGPRVGTGRAWVTIAQLLSSTASDTRWNARIYFGESEQGERTMRLSGQVSVRPGPRWQLSVAPNYLIGTDPRQYVARLPGGPAATFGERYVFATTDRTTFLAEIRAAYAVRPDLTVELYAEPFAASGRFFDHGELPEAGSRALRTYGTDGTGVTVQSDGSRTITDGNETFTLSARDFNVRSFRSNAVLRWEWRPGSTLYLVWQQDRFSSTPEGSRVGADDLWDAVTTPGEHRLLVKATYWLPVG; from the coding sequence ATGTATGCTAAAAAATCAGCACACTGCTCCAGCGCGCTCGCGCTCCTGCTGGCGCTGGCCGGATCCGCGGGGGCCCAGAGCGCGCCCGCGGGCGACGGCGGCGCCGACCGGCGGGTCGCCGAGGCGCGCGCCGTGCCCGGGGGCGCGATCACGCTGGACGGGCGCCTGGACGAAGCCTCCTGGCGCGACGCCCCGATCATCGACGGGTTCGTGCAGAAGGAGCCCGTCGAGGGAGCCGAGCCCAGCGCGCGCACCGAGGTCCGCATCGTGTACGACGCCTCGGCGCTCTACGTGGGTGCGCGCATGCATGAGGGCGATCCCGACATCGTGCGCGCGCCGGTGGGGCGTCGCGACGAGCTCGGGCAGGCGGACTGGTTCCTGATCTCGCTCGATACGTATCTGAACCGCAGGACGGCGGTGACGTTCGGCGTCACCGCCGGCGGCACCCGCTTCGATCGGTACCACGACCGGGACGACGAAGACGCCTACGACGAGGCGTTCGATCCGGTGTGGGAAGCCCGCACGCGCACGGAGGCGGACGGGTGGACGGCGGAGATCCGCATCCCGTTCTCCCAGCTCCGCTTCACGCCCGCCGCCGATCAGCGTTGGGGCGTGAACTTCGCGCGTGCCATCCCGCAGCGGGAGGAGCGGAGCTACTGGGTGCCCGTGCCGCGCTCCGTGCAGGCCTGGGCCTCGCGCTTCGGCACGCTGGAGGGCCTGCGCGACATCGATCCGGCGCGCGGCGTCGAGCTGCTGCCCTATGTCGCGTCCGACGCGCGCCTCGTGGCCGAGCCGGACGCGGACGATCCCTTCGCCGGGGCGCGGAGCGGCAGCGTGCGCGTGGGCGGCGATCTGAAGGTGGGCCTGGGCCCGAACGTGACGCTCGACGCGACGTTCAATCCGGACTTCGGACAGGTGGAGGCGGACCCCGCGGTCGTGAATCTGTCCGCGTTCGAGGTGTTCTTTCCCGAGCGGCGCCCCTTCTTCACGGAGGGAAGCCAGCTCTTCGACGGCGGGAATCTGTTCTATTCCCGCCGCATCGGCGGGCTCCCGGCCGTGCCCCAGGGCGGGGACTACGTGGATGCGCCCGAGACGGCGACGATCCTGGGTGCGGCCAAGCTGACGGGCCGGCTCGAACGCGGCACATCGTTCGGCGTGCTGGGGGCCGTCACGGACGAGGAGCGCGCCCGCATCTGGTCGGAGGAGGAGGGGTTCGGGACTGCGCGCCTGGCCCCGCGCACGTGGACCGGCGTGGTGGCCGGGCAGCAGGAATTCGGTGCGGACGCCTCCACCGCGTCCGTCGTGTTCACGGGCGTCCACCGGGAGCTGGGGGAGGAGGACCCGCTGGCCGACTACCTGCACCGCAGCGCCATCGGAGCGCTGGGCCGCTTCAACCTGCGCTTCCAGGGTGGGACGTACGCCGTCTCCGGCCAGACGGGCTATACCCGCGTGCACGGAAGCGCCGCGGCGCTCCTGCGGACCCAACGCTCACCGGTGCACTTCTTCCAGCGACCGGATCAGGAGCACGTGCGGGTCGATCCCACGCGCACGGCGCTGAGCGGACACTTCGGATCGCTCAGCGTGGCCAAGAACAGCGGACGCCACTGGCTGTGGAGCCTCGACGGATACTGGGAATCCCCGGGCTACGAGCCCAACGACGCCGGGAGCCTGGGCAACGCGGACGAGATCGCGGCGTTCGCGACGCTCACGTACCGCGACACCGATCCCGGGCGGTGGTTGCGCAACTGGTCGCTGTCCGTCTCTCAGGAGAACACCTGGGCATTCGACGGCGTGCGCGCCTTCGGCGCGCTGCGCAGCGACGCTCGCCTGACGCTCGCCAACTTCTGGCGCATCAACGTCACCGCCTGGCGCGACTTCCGTGGGCAGTCCCCCACGCTGAGCCGCGGGGGCCCGCGGGTGGGGACCGGTCGCGCCTGGGTCACGATCGCGCAACTGCTCAGCAGCACGGCGTCCGACACCCGCTGGAACGCGCGGATCTACTTCGGCGAGAGCGAGCAGGGGGAGCGCACGATGCGTCTGAGCGGGCAGGTGTCGGTGCGGCCCGGGCCGCGCTGGCAGCTCTCCGTGGCGCCCAACTACCTGATCGGCACCGATCCGCGCCAGTACGTGGCTCGCCTTCCCGGCGGACCGGCCGCCACCTTCGGAGAGCGCTACGTCTTCGCGACCACCGACCGGACCACGTTCCTGGCCGAGATCCGCGCGGCCTACGCGGTGCGGCCCGACCTGACGGTGGAGCTGTACGCCGAGCCGTTCGCGGCCTCAGGCCGCTTCTTCGACCATGGCGAGCTGCCGGAGGCCGGGAGCCGGGCGCTCCGCACGTACGGGACCGATGGGACCGGCGTCACCGTGCAATCGGACGGCTCGCGCACCATCACGGACGGGAACGAGACGTTCACGCTGTCCGCGCGGGACTTCAATGTGCGCTCCTTCCGCAGCAACGCCGTCCTGCGCTGGGAGTGGCGCCCGGGCTCCACGCTCTATCTGGTCTGGCAGCAGGACCGCTTCTCCAGCACCCCGGAAGGCAGCCGTGTGGGCGCGGACGACCTGTGGGACGCGGTGACCACGCCCGGAGAGCACCGGCTCCTGGTGAAGGCGACGTACTGGCTGCCGGTGGGCTGA
- a CDS encoding alpha/beta hydrolase — protein MPSPIDPRTGPRPDATAYDPRVERVGSGPPLVYVPGIDGTGRLLYRQTPRLQERHTVVTYRLRDDATAMDTLIADLDRVLDAVEDLGPPTLVGESFGGALALSYALARGERIHRLVILNSFATLRPRLNLTLAAWGLEKLPWQAMARMRRLAAFRLHSPHTPRAERERFHAVMEETTRTGYVNRLRILANHDVRDRLPQLDVPTLFLAADRDHLVPAVRQGRMMERSTPDSRLEILEGHGHICLIAPDLDLAALLTRWERERSAH, from the coding sequence ATGCCCTCGCCCATCGATCCCCGCACCGGACCACGACCCGACGCCACCGCGTACGACCCCCGCGTGGAGCGGGTGGGGAGCGGCCCGCCCCTGGTCTACGTACCGGGGATCGACGGCACGGGCCGGCTGCTCTACCGGCAGACGCCGCGGCTGCAGGAGCGGCACACCGTGGTGACCTATCGGCTGCGCGACGACGCCACGGCCATGGACACCCTGATCGCGGACCTCGATCGCGTGCTGGATGCCGTGGAGGATCTCGGTCCGCCGACGCTGGTCGGCGAATCCTTCGGCGGCGCGCTGGCGCTCTCGTACGCGCTGGCGCGCGGCGAGCGCATCCATCGCCTGGTGATCCTCAACTCGTTCGCGACGCTACGCCCGCGCCTCAACCTGACGCTGGCCGCCTGGGGGCTGGAGAAGCTGCCCTGGCAGGCGATGGCGCGGATGCGGCGGCTCGCGGCCTTCCGACTGCATTCTCCGCACACCCCCCGCGCCGAGCGTGAGCGCTTCCACGCCGTCATGGAGGAGACGACCCGCACCGGGTACGTGAACCGGCTGCGCATCCTGGCGAACCACGACGTGCGCGACCGCCTTCCCCAGCTGGACGTGCCCACGCTGTTCCTGGCGGCGGACCGCGATCACCTGGTGCCGGCGGTACGTCAGGGTCGCATGATGGAGCGCTCCACGCCGGACAGTCGGCTGGAGATCCTGGAAGGCCACGGGCACATCTGCCTGATCGCGCCCGACCTGGACCTGGCGGCGCTGCTCACGCGCTGGGAGCGCGAGCGGTCAGCTCACTGA
- a CDS encoding BlaI/MecI/CopY family transcriptional regulator: protein MTEELPLSRRERQIMDIVFRRREVAVSDVLEELPDPPSYSAVRALLRILEEKGHLEHRQDGPRYVYRATVPRTQARDQALTRVLETFFEGSTEKAVAALLDRSAGSLDEDELERLSTLIDRARREGR from the coding sequence ATGACCGAAGAGCTTCCGTTGAGCCGCCGCGAGCGGCAGATCATGGACATCGTCTTCCGCCGCCGCGAGGTGGCGGTCAGCGACGTGTTGGAGGAGCTGCCGGATCCGCCGAGCTACTCGGCGGTGCGGGCGCTGCTGCGGATCCTGGAGGAGAAGGGTCACCTCGAGCATCGTCAGGACGGGCCCCGCTACGTCTACCGCGCCACCGTGCCGCGCACGCAGGCGCGCGATCAGGCGTTGACGCGGGTGCTGGAGACGTTCTTCGAAGGCTCGACCGAGAAGGCGGTGGCGGCGCTGTTGGATCGTTCAGCGGGTTCGTTGGACGAGGACGAACTGGAGCGGCTGTCGACGCTCATCGACCGGGCTCGCCGGGAGGGACGATGA
- a CDS encoding M56 family metallopeptidase, whose protein sequence is MMDGMGMLMGAGPAIAAVLLLAAVKGVLVLGATAGVARLLEGRSSAAVRHVVWTVGLLAMVALPVLGVVLPRWHALPDLIPTVGFDVETVPVLTVEEVPPVAPVVAGSPVELEYAREGSGSVAAAPTPRLPAPTGVESAAAVEPLPLDVLASGGTWAVDARVTGVSWAAGLGWALVALWGAGAGVLGGLTLFGLARVLRIEQRSRPLAGVRWERLLDEACEEAGVMRPVRLLESADVPVPMTWGWRRPVVVLPAAAASWNDARLRQALLHELAHVARADQPLHLLGRLAAALHWPNPLAWYALGRMRLESEQAADDLVLRVGTRPSDYAAGLVAVARELPSVHRLPAAALAMARTSQLGGRVEAILDPARQRRGASRFDVLAVVIVLMGFALPVSALAMRQSAPVEPMVFAVSELPPLPPIPPVPPVPAVSAVAPVPPAGSGFAWDVRAELGRTQVDLRDLQDRLVGLALPHTQEADVCLDPDHRIRSDMINVNDDGLKANWSTRECQWILDVRGEVTFTDAEDDIAALTPGGRFELEQSGLGVTHEIRIDADRSGRLSRVYRLDGEERPATEAAGWLQQVVPEILRVTGLDVEARVERLLERGGVEAVLAEVGRIRSGYTARRYLTALLQSDAADARAARAALQIAAERIDSDYEMAELLRAIPEDVRTPQVRAAYLAAAGTIDSDYELRRTLEAFLVDGAAPDETALLIELASHIDSDYEVVELLLALVRDTPLDEATLTAFLDVIQSVDSDYEARRALTAALQQEDISYANLDRLLDRIDTIDSDFERAEVLLDLVRRVDSLDDRLEQRVVDSAERIDSEYERNRVLAAVVRAR, encoded by the coding sequence ATGATGGACGGGATGGGGATGCTGATGGGCGCGGGCCCGGCGATCGCCGCTGTGTTGCTGCTGGCCGCGGTGAAGGGGGTGCTGGTGCTCGGCGCCACGGCGGGCGTCGCCCGGCTGCTGGAGGGACGCAGCTCCGCCGCCGTGCGACACGTCGTGTGGACCGTGGGCCTGCTGGCCATGGTGGCGCTGCCCGTGCTGGGAGTGGTGCTCCCCCGCTGGCACGCGTTGCCGGACCTGATCCCCACCGTCGGCTTCGACGTCGAGACCGTGCCGGTGCTCACGGTGGAGGAGGTGCCGCCGGTGGCGCCCGTCGTCGCCGGCTCCCCGGTGGAGCTGGAGTACGCGCGAGAGGGCTCGGGATCCGTCGCCGCGGCCCCGACTCCGCGGCTGCCGGCTCCGACGGGCGTCGAGTCGGCCGCGGCGGTCGAGCCGCTCCCCCTCGACGTCCTGGCTTCCGGTGGGACCTGGGCCGTCGATGCGCGCGTCACCGGTGTGTCCTGGGCCGCCGGCCTGGGATGGGCGCTCGTCGCGCTGTGGGGGGCGGGCGCCGGGGTGCTCGGCGGCCTGACCCTGTTCGGCCTGGCGCGGGTGCTGCGCATCGAGCAGCGGAGCCGACCCCTGGCCGGTGTGCGATGGGAGCGCCTGCTGGACGAGGCCTGCGAGGAAGCCGGCGTGATGCGGCCGGTGCGCCTGCTGGAGAGCGCAGATGTCCCCGTTCCCATGACGTGGGGGTGGCGGCGCCCGGTGGTGGTGTTGCCGGCCGCGGCGGCTTCCTGGAACGATGCGCGTCTCCGCCAGGCCCTCCTGCACGAGCTGGCACACGTGGCGCGGGCCGACCAGCCGCTGCACCTGCTCGGACGGCTCGCGGCCGCGCTGCACTGGCCCAACCCGCTGGCCTGGTACGCGCTGGGCCGCATGCGCCTGGAGAGCGAGCAGGCGGCCGACGACCTGGTGCTGCGGGTCGGCACCCGTCCCAGCGACTATGCTGCGGGGCTGGTGGCGGTGGCGCGGGAGCTGCCCTCCGTCCACCGCCTGCCCGCGGCCGCGCTCGCCATGGCGCGCACCAGCCAGCTCGGCGGTCGGGTCGAAGCGATCCTCGACCCGGCGCGGCAGCGCCGGGGCGCGTCCCGCTTCGACGTGCTGGCGGTCGTGATCGTCCTGATGGGCTTCGCGCTGCCGGTCTCCGCCCTGGCCATGCGGCAGAGCGCACCGGTCGAGCCCATGGTCTTCGCGGTCTCGGAGCTGCCTCCGCTGCCGCCCATCCCGCCGGTGCCCCCGGTCCCCGCGGTGTCCGCCGTGGCGCCCGTGCCGCCTGCCGGGAGCGGCTTCGCGTGGGACGTGCGCGCCGAGCTGGGCCGGACCCAGGTCGATCTCCGGGACCTCCAGGACCGGCTGGTCGGCCTCGCGCTGCCGCACACGCAGGAGGCCGATGTGTGCCTGGACCCGGATCACCGGATCCGGAGCGACATGATCAACGTCAACGACGACGGCCTGAAGGCCAACTGGTCGACGCGCGAATGCCAGTGGATCCTGGACGTGCGCGGTGAGGTCACCTTCACGGACGCCGAGGACGACATCGCCGCGCTGACGCCGGGCGGACGCTTCGAGCTCGAGCAGTCGGGACTCGGCGTCACGCACGAGATCCGGATCGACGCCGACCGCAGCGGCCGCCTCTCGCGGGTCTACCGACTGGACGGGGAGGAGCGTCCGGCCACCGAGGCCGCCGGTTGGCTGCAGCAGGTGGTGCCCGAGATCCTGCGCGTGACGGGTCTGGACGTCGAAGCGCGGGTGGAGCGCCTGCTGGAGCGCGGTGGCGTGGAGGCCGTGCTGGCCGAGGTCGGGCGGATCCGCTCCGGCTACACGGCGCGCCGGTACCTGACGGCGCTGCTCCAGTCCGACGCGGCGGATGCGCGTGCCGCTCGAGCCGCCCTGCAGATCGCGGCCGAGCGCATCGATTCGGACTACGAGATGGCCGAGCTGCTGCGTGCGATCCCGGAGGACGTGCGCACGCCCCAGGTGCGCGCGGCCTACCTGGCGGCCGCGGGCACGATCGACTCGGACTACGAGCTGCGTCGGACGCTGGAGGCCTTCCTGGTGGATGGTGCGGCGCCGGACGAGACGGCGCTACTGATCGAGCTCGCTTCGCACATCGACTCCGACTACGAGGTGGTCGAGCTGTTGCTGGCGCTGGTGCGCGACACGCCCCTGGACGAGGCGACCCTGACGGCGTTCCTGGACGTGATCCAATCGGTGGACTCCGACTACGAAGCGCGTCGGGCCCTGACCGCGGCGCTGCAGCAGGAAGACATCTCCTACGCCAACCTCGACCGCCTGCTCGATCGGATCGACACGATCGACTCCGACTTCGAGCGCGCCGAGGTCCTGCTCGACCTGGTGCGACGCGTGGATTCGCTGGACGACCGCCTCGAGCAGCGTGTGGTGGATTCGGCCGAGCGCATCGACTCCGAGTACGAGCGCAACCGCGTCCTCGCAGCGGTGGTGCGCGCTCGCTGA